A DNA window from Drosophila sechellia strain sech25 chromosome X, ASM438219v1, whole genome shotgun sequence contains the following coding sequences:
- the LOC6615155 gene encoding mating-type protein A-alpha Z3, whose product MQRSIVKSSCSRTLVLLNYLKSTHHKSLHVEQLMEAAPTPKNCCLDLLGRLLHGRLSLLGGRPVPPRFLPLLAGDHSLHFNADEDAEFRKRLAMQLKELRETLQEKQELREGQEQDFHELEQQDEEEDQPYVPRSREISMEDLTDEELSDVRGLRMSASQDDGKSDNFEQPETSELESEESADAKDPRESGQPREPQDAHDNVEHVREGEIEGVYWTGEGKRIVTQAPQRKTGHSGFIDGHGEEIPQEDSKQEVPPYHPEPRAQAHATSKVVRKGRKPKSSTKTYTPSDSDE is encoded by the coding sequence ATGCAACGTTCGATTGTCAAGAGTAGCTGTTCCAGGACACTGGTCCTGCTTAACTACCTTAAGTCCACACACCACAAGAGCCTGCACGTGGAGCAGCTGATGGAGGCAGCTCCTACGCCCAAAAACTGCTGTCTGGATCTGCTGGGTCGCTTGCTCCATGGCCGATTGAGTCTTCTGGGCGGTCGGCCTGTCCCGCCCAGATTCTTACCGCTGTTGGCCGGTGATCACAGCCTGCACTTTAATGCGGACGAGGACGCAGAGTTTCGTAAGCGATTGGCCATGCAGCTGAAGGAGTTGCGAGAGACCCTGCAGGAAAAACAGGAACTTCGCGAGGGACAGGAGCAGGACTTTCATGAGCTGGAGCAacaggacgaggaggaggatcaGCCGTACGTGCCCAGATCTCGGGAGATCTCCATGGAGGATCTCACCGACGAGGAGCTTAGCGACGTGCGGGGGCTGCGGATGAGTGCCAGCCAGGATGATGGCAAGTCTGATAATTTCGAGCAGCCAGAAACCAGTGAATTGGAGAGCGAGGAGTCGGCGGATGCTAAGGATCCCCGAGAGTCCGGGCAGCCGCGGGAGCCTCAAGATGCCCACGATAACGTCGAACACGTTCGCGAGGGCGAAATCGAAGGAGTTTACTGGACGGGCGAGGGCAAACGGATTGTCACTCAAGCGCCCCAGCGCAAGACGGGCCACTCGGGATTCATCGATGGCCATGGCGAGGAGATTCCCCAGGAGGACTCCAAGCAAGAGGTGCCTCCCTATCACCCTGAGCCCCGGGCCCAGGCCCATGCCACCTCCAAGGTGGTGAGGAAGGGCCGCAAGCCCAAGTCCTCAACCAAAACCTACACGCCCAGCGATTCCGACGAATAA